From Oncorhynchus keta strain PuntledgeMale-10-30-2019 chromosome 25, Oket_V2, whole genome shotgun sequence, one genomic window encodes:
- the snrnp27 gene encoding U4/U6.U5 small nuclear ribonucleoprotein 27 kDa protein: MGRSRSRSPPKRERRRSRSGSRDRERKRRERERSRSRDRERRRSRSRSPARRRRSRSPRRLRSSSSSPSRQKDRRDDEDKKDSKDKPIKEHQISEEDMQGKTEEEIEMMKIMGFGNFDTTKGKKTNGAVNAHAINVSQKRKYRQYMNRKGGFNRPLDFIA; encoded by the exons ATGGGCAGAAGTAGAAGCCGATCCCCACCAAAACGAG AGAGACGACGCTCTCGCTCGGGTTCAAGGGACCGCGAACGAAAGCGCAGGGAGAGGGAACGCTCCCGTTCTCGGGACAGGGAAAGGCGAAGGAGCCGCTCGCGCTCTCCAGCCCGAAGGCGGCGCTCAAG GTCTCCTCGCCGGCTGCGCTCTTCTTCCAGCTCCCCCTCCAGGCAGAAGGACCGGCGTGATGATGAAGATAAAAAAGATTCCAAGGATAAGCCAATAAAGGAGCATCAGATCTCAG AGGAAGACATGCAGGGCAAGACAGAAGAGGAGATTGAGATGATGAAGATTATGGGATTTGGCAACTTTGACACCACTAAG GGGAAGAAGACCAATGGAGCAGTCAATGCGCATGCTATCAATGTGTCTCAGAAGAGGAAATACAG GCAGTACATGAACAGAAAAGGTGGATTCAACAGACCTCTGGATTTCATTGCTTGA